TCTTAAAAGTGGTTTGTGGCATTATAAAACCTGCCCAAGGACGATCTGATGGTATGATTCTAGGCATTAGCCTACAAACTTTTGACATCGGTGAGATAGAAGAAGGGAGTTCTTTATAAAATTCAAGATTTGCAATAGAGACGGCATCCAAATGCGTATTAGTTTCTTGTTACGGTGCCACACAACAATAATTAATGCTCTTATGGGAGTTGTCTCTCTTATGTGCGAAAGAAACCTTACCTGTTGTTATAGGTGGTGATTTTAATATCATAAGAGAACCATCTAAGAAAAATAACTCAGGATACAACGATAGATGGCCTTTTGTTTTTAATGCAATTATCAATGGCTTCAATCTTACGGAATTGGATCTATTAGGTAGACAGTTTACTTGGGCAAATAACCTACAAATCCCAACTTTTGAGAAGCTAGATATAATTTTAGTCAGTACTGAATGGCAATTGCAATTCCCTAAAACCACTATACAAGCTTTAACTATAGAGATTAAAGAGGcggtaaatcaaataaaaaataatGCTGCCTCAAGACCCGATGGGTTCCCGCCAGTGTTTTATCAAACTTTCTGGAATGTAACTAAAAGAGACTTGATGGCATTGTTTGAGGATTTCCATAGGGACACCTTACCTCTACATTCGGCATAGTTATTCTTCTCCCAAAATATAGTGAAGCGAAACACACCATATAGGCCAATCTGTCTGTTAAATGTAAGTTTTTAAATCTTCACCAATAATGTACCCCAATATAATTATGAAGGTCGCGCAAAAAGTAGTTAGACTACACAAATGGCATTCCTCCCTGGCAGGAATATCATGGTGCGAGCCATAGTTCTATGTGAAACATCCCACAAATTGCATAAAAAGAAACTTAATAGGGTTTTATTTAAAATTGACTTCGAAAAGACGTATGGTAAGGTAAAATTGGACTTTTTGCAAGAAAGGGGTTCTCCAATTTGGTGCAACTGGATACAAGATTTGGTAAAAGGAGGGAATGTTGGTATAAAAGTGAAAGATCAACTAGGACTGTATTTCCAGGAAAGGGCTCAGACAAGGTGATCAATTGTCCCCATACTATTTAATATAGTGGCGGACATGTGAGTGATCATTATTGTGAGAGGCAAAGAGGATGATCAGATAAAAGGGATTGTGCCTCATCTCATATAGAATATGGTTTATCAATTTTGTAATATGCAAATGGCACAATTATTTGTATGGGCCATGATATTGAACAAACAAAAGGTATGTATGAAGTTACACCTTTGTACTTTTGTACAATTATTGAATCTAAAAATAAAATTTTTTAAGAGTGAGGTTTTCTACTTTGAGCAAGCAAAAGAATGTGAAGCTCAATATTCACAACTCTTTGGTTGTAAAGTAGGATCCTATCCGTTTCAATATCTAGGAACACCTATGAATTTTAGAAAATTAAATAATAAAGACTAGAGGATTATTGAAGAAAGAATTGAGAAAAGACTTTATTGTTGGAAGAGTAAGTTTCTATATCAGTCGGTGCTCAGTGGCAAGCTTGTGCTATTCAATTCCATGTTGTCCAGCTTACCAATATATCTGTTCTCTTTTCCGAGGTACCTTGAGGGGTTCTCAAGAAAATAGAATATTATAGATCAAGATTTTTCTGGTAAAATGATTAGCATTAGAAAAAATATAGACCTATAAAATGGGGTTTAGCGTGCCAACCTAGGGAACAAGGAGGGTTAGGAATTCAAAATCTAGTTTTATAGAATAAGTGCCTCCTCAATAAATCGTTATACAAACTTTGTAATGAAGATGAAATGTGGTAGGAATTATAATGAAATAAGAACATTAAAGATAAAGCACTTTCCCAAGTAAGAGGAAAGCTAGGGGTTCTCACTTTTGGATGGGCTTACTGGCGTGAAGGATTAGTTTTTGGATTTGGTGAGGTTCAACTTAATGGACAGTCCTCACATCAGGTTCGGCAAGATACCTAGTTAGGGAACCAACCCTTAAGCCGCAAATTCCCGAACTTGATCAACATAGTTCACAAAAAACATGcaacaatcagcctgttcgcttgttggtttcagcccgggcttatcagccagccaatagtgttttcctctcacaacaaaccagcaccagccggatttatcaacctagaaaccaaccagcgaacaggctgaatagccGAAGTATTCAGCACGTACAGTCCCCTTAATGTCTCTTTTAGCAGGCCACTGATTGGAAATACATTGCTGGCATGGAATAATGTGATTGCAACTATTATGGATGTAAATTTACAATCAGGGAAGGATACAATCATATGGACCTTTAAGTAAAAGTGGTAGTCTTATAGTTAGGTCGGTGTACATATGACTAATACATAATACTTTTCCGAGGTGGTCATTTTGGGTCAATGGAGGAGGGCAAAGCGTATGCCTCTGTGAAAGGTCTGCATTAATGTAGACCTACGAAGGTGGACGCTTTGCCCACCTAAGTTAATCCGTTAACCGAGCCGGTCATCTTAAGGTGCCCGCCTTTTTTAACACCCATTAACGGAGGTGGCTACCCTAAGCAGCCCACCTCTACTAATAGATATTTTTGCAGGGGGTCAAAATGCCCACCTACGTTACTagttcaaaaaaacaaaaaagaaaacctaTCGAGAGACCATCCACGAGGCCCACTGAGCCCATCAATGCACCGTCGCCGCTGCTCACCGGATCCAAGCCACGGCTGCTGGATCTGGGCGCTCCTTGCCGGATCTGAGCCACGACCACCAGTTCGGAGACCCGCCATCGCCGTGTCGTTGCCGAAAGAGCCACCCACTGCTGGATTTGCTCGCACCGAGGAGAAGTGCTGCTGGGGTCATGCCCTCACGAGCCACCACTGGGGTCGGGCCCCCGCTCGCTATCTCCTTGGATCTGGTCGGGTCGCGCACGCTACGTCGCCGCCAAGTCCCGAGTGCCGCGTCGCTAGCGGGTGCCTGATCTGCATGAGGCCCTactggaggtggaggtggacggaGAACGGTGGAGGTGGAGTTGGAGGGAGCGCGGTGGAGGTGGAGGGGGTGCGGTGAAGTTGGATGAAGCGCGCTGGAGGTGGAGTTGGtgtacgagagagagagagagcgatatATTTCTCCATTCGGCTGGCTCATCGGGTGGATAGGAATGGGTACGGCCCACGTGTTACGACATTATGCGGCCATGGTTCAAACGAGTGGCGCAGACTCAAGGACGCGCTGACGTCATGTAGGGCCCATGTGTCATTCTTAGTGAAGAAGCACAAACACTTGGCCGGTGGAGATGACTCCATGTGGCCTCTGATGCAGCCGTCCAAAAAGAGgtctgaaggggaccgtgacgcctaagaggggggtgaattaggcaacttaaaattctacttctaaactatggcctctttttctacccttagcaaaacatatgcaaaagataaactatctaaatgtgcaactacggttttactagtgtgttgctatctctaccgcaaaggaGTAatataaacaatgtaaatgcggaagctaaagagcaaggtagagatatgcaaactcccgtcgctgactctggtatttttaccgaggtatcgagaagcgcgcaagctttcccttAGTCCTCGTTGGACCCCTCGCAAGGTACCCCTCGCAAgagccaagctcctggtcgggtaactcagtggatagcctcaggccttctccacgcacaagtgggtctcctatgtgccttccggtaagcctctcccggatgctccccgccgtcttcactatcaagctttcggccgaaacgctgcgggccttgttccctccggtacactgtggcagccacaccacaaacgcggttggtgtgatctcgcaagactacaagcccctccgatgtacaacaatgatgcgcgcaagcaccgagtggtaagaggtatgcaaacctcactaaacactaggcctaaactagagcaagcgcataagcagtggtctaatcaacctaagcacttcgcaaagcacctacgctaatcacctaatgaatcactaagaaatatgcaagtggagatcattaaaatggtatatcaacacccttggtatgttttctcagcttcactactctcaaatggccggttggggggtctatttataagctccactgagaaagtagccgttgggggcgaaacctagctttctgctactgaccggacgctgctttcgtcctgaccggacgcgtccggtcgtcccgaccattggaacgtgcgtgttgatcggactctacgctgagtccggtcactgttgaccggacgcgtccggtcgcgctggcaccgctctggaacctctctggactcgatcggacgttgcagttcctgcgtccggtcgtctagtgccgctgcgtccggtcacgttgAAAACATTgtcgtgatgatgaacagtgccatcggtgcgtccggtcacatgtcTTCTTCAGCGTCCGGCCGCAGTCTCGGACcgccgatcggacgcgtccggtcgctataagggccgcgtccggtcacctctgtcgagctcgtttcttcgcgatcttgtgtccggcttggttcccatcttcgtgcttggactatacttgatatcttgggtcttctcttgtgctcctagggtcttgcttaaggtgtttatcatcggatcatcatgtcgcctttgtccaagtcacgccttgcaccctattgaactacaaaacaaacacttgcaaattcattagtccaatttggttgtgttcatcaaacaccaaaatccaaagtaaatgggcctatggtccattttccttacatatgTTCTCTTTCTTCGAGGTACCTCGTGGGGCTTTCAAGAAAATAAAATATTATGGATCAAGATTTTTCTAGGAAATCATGAGCACAAGAAAAAATATAGACTTGTAAAATGGGGTTTAGGATACCAACCTAGGGAATAGGAGGGTTGGAAATTCAAAATTCATATTTACACAATAAGTCCCTCCTCAACAAATGGTTATACAAACTTTGTAATGTAGATGAAATGTGGCAGCAATTATTACGAAATTAGTACATAAATAATAAAGCACTTTCCCAAGTTAAAAGGAAAGCTAGGGATTCTCATTTTTGGATGGATTTTATGGCAGTTAAGGATCAATTTTTGGATTTAGTGAGGTTCAACTTAATGCACGATTCTCAAATCTGGTTCTGGCAAGACACCTAGTTAGTGAACCAACCTTTAAGCTACAAAATCCTGAACTTGTTCAACATAGTTCGCAAAAAACATGCTACAGTAGACGAAGTATTCAACACAGTTCCCCTTAATATCTCTTTTAGGAGGGCACTGATTGGGAATAAATTGCTAGAATGGAATAATCTAATTATAACTATTACGAATGTAAACTTACAAGGAAGGATACCATCGTATTGGACCTTATGTAAAAGTCGTAGTTATATAGTTAGGTCGATATACAAATTCTTAACTACTAATGACATCATGATAACACAAGAAATTTGACGAGTAAATCTGCCCCTTAATGTTATGATATTTTTTTATTGCTAAAAGAGGTGTAATACTAAGTAAGACGACCAAGGTAAAAGAAATTGACGAGGATGAAAATATTGCTGCTTCTGTAGTAATTACGAGAGTATTCAACACAGTCACCTTTACTGGCGAAGGCATGTCCACAGTCACCGTGTACGACTCCGGTTTGAGGCGAGAGTCTCTCGTATGCATCTGTAGAGACGACCATAAACAATACTACAGCCATGATTTTTAGGGGCAGCTAAAAGACCATTTCTAGCAACCGTTTTACTAGCCGTCTCTACCGAACCGTTACTAGAAATGATTGATTTGTAGGGACAGCTAGCGAACTGCCCCTGCAAATCGGATTTATAGGTGCAGCTTGTTTCTAGATACTCTTGAATCTAGGCCCAAAAAAAGCATTTTTTTTCTTAATCCagggaggcccccaccggtcagccaTCTGCACAAGTCGCAAGTCGCGGCAGGCGGGATTCAAACCTATAATCTCTCCCTCGCACGTACGTTCCTCTATAATTGTACCTCACACTCACTTATATCTATAATAGATTTGCTTTCCCCACGTATTATCCAAAACCGAGTTTAAATTAATtgcttgaggccctaaacgaattcaaatgaaaacgttgtcaactataaagttgtttaacttttcaagatctataactttcattttggtagttccttcatccgaggtcgtttacaaaaattaaattttaaattttagaaattcaaacgtagttttccttgacaagatgatttcaagtcaaaaatttgtcaactataaagttgtataacttttcgagatctaccagtttcatttggttgtttctccatccgaggtcgtttgaaaaaatcaaattttaaatttgagaaattcaaacgtagttttccttgacaaaatgGTCTCAAATgacaaagttgtcaactacaaacttttataacttttcaagatctacaacttaaattttggttatttctctatccgaggtcgtttgaaaatttcaaattttaaatttgagaaattcaaacgtagtttttcttgacaagatgatctcaaatgaaaaagttgttaaTAACAAActtctataacttttcgagatctacaactttcattttggtcatcttttcatgtgactttgtttgaacaatttaaaatttaatttttttaaaaatgactacttcaaacaatattttgatccagtaaataatttcagctgaaaaagccATCAACaaaaaagttatagaactcatcaagatcaacAAATTTTATTTagatcatttgttcatccgacaaagtgatagtacaCATTATTCACAAATTTACATGTCTCTTATAGTTTGTGAAACTATATGACTGATATGTAAATTTGTCAATAATTTTACCATCACTtgctcggatgaagaaatgaccaaaataaaagttgtagatcttgatgagttccaCAACTTTGTTGttaatgactttttcatttgaaatcatttactccttCAAAATATTAATTCAAGTTGCTATTTTTtcgaattcaaattttgaattgataaaacaaagtcacatgaaaaaatGACTAGAATAATAGCCGTAACAacataataaattgatagagcatgattttagaaaattttaggaaaaaataatcaaatttgaagttactatgagggagaaaaactacttacaagttttagccagagattaaaaagaaaaatcatttaAAAATAGAATTTCCAACAATCTTTTGaaacagtaaatgatttcaaatggaaaagttgcaaactacaaagttctataacttttcgagatctacaacttttatttcagttatttctccatccgaggtcatacgaacaaattcaaattttattacTTAATTTTTACTATTTAGCGTCTATatataggggcggctctatatttgtaggggcggcataAATGAGGCCATTTGTAGGGCGCGGCTAAtaacaccagccgctcctacaactCGTTTGACAACTATTTATAAGGGCAACTCAATATAGAGCCGTCCGTATAAAAAAAGGAGGCGTTGCTACAAATTGGTTTTTTTATAGTGAAATAAACCGTTTCTGATATAAAATAGGGACGTCTTTATAATTCATTTTTTATACCGGTGGTTACCGGTGATGGGAGCCTGTGGGATGGTTCGCTCCTGCAACCTCTCTCCGCTTCTGAGCCCTCCGATCCTCGGCTCCCCGTTTCTGCAAAACGCACCGTCGCTGAGCCGCGACCTACACAGGCGCCTAGGCTGTTGCCAGTTTCGCAGCACGTGCGCGAGTGCGCCACTAACACGCAGGCCGCGTGCCGGCCCGTCGAGGTAAGATTCAATCGCCACTCTTTCAACTTCTTTGTATTGTAGAAAAATCATGCCTATTTGATTGCTAACATTATCAAGTCATTCATAATATAGTGAGATCAGGAATTCATCGGATTGTATATAAAAATTTTATAATGGTATAAAATCCGAGATCCGCCACTGATGGCTTCATCGGATCAAGAAACCCAGGGGCGGAGCTCTCGGATGGAGATGGATCCCGTCGCCGACACCGCCGATGAGTCCGTAGTCACAGCCTCAGGGGACGACCGCAGCCCTCTTGCGGTTCTTGCAGGCGAGGCGCTCGACAAAAAGCGGCAGAGGACGACAGGCATCGACGACGCGGCGGCGTCGCTGTGGGTGTTCATTCTGGCGGACATACTAGGCGTCGTGCTCCGCTTCCCGCACTCCCTCGCCGATCGCGCCTCCGTGCGGTCCGTGTGTCGGCACTGGCGTGACGCCACGCACGGGCACAGCCTGCCGCCGCCGCTACCACTGCTCGTGCTCCCCAGGTTCAGATTCTTCAGCTTTTCCACCCATGGGGCAATTGTCGCCATGCGCCGCGCGTGGATGCCTGAGGAGGTGGCCACCGGCCATGTCGGTTGTGTGGGATCTTCCAAAGGGTGGCTTCTCGTGGCGAGGCCCTGCGAAGATTCCGCCGGCCGCGAGCGCTTCCTGGTGAATGCGTTCTCCCACGAGGTGGTGTGTGTACCCCGCCTGCGTGCTCCCTACTGCCCTACTGCACCACCTCCGGTGAGCTCCCCTGGACTGCCAACGATGACCCCGACCCCATGTATTCAAGGTCACTCGACCATGTCGTGCTATCTGCTCCGCCTGGCTCGGCGACCAAGTGCGTAGTGGCAGGCTTCTCGTACCGTAGGGGTGTGCCCGGGCTCTCAGACTGGCGTGGCTTGCCTGGGATTACGCTGTGGCAGCCTGGGATGAAGACATGGTACGTCTACCAATCTCGCTGGGTTGACTGGTTGAGTGACCTTGTGTTCCACCAGGGGAACTGTACATGCTCCACAGGTCCTGGTACGCCGACCAATCGCCATGGCTCTTCGCTTTTACGCTCGGGGAAGATGAACATGGGGTCGATGTCTCACCTTGATGGTTCAATGACTATGCCACCATTCCCCCGGCCTGCCCCTCTGCAGTGGGTAGCATGGTGCAACTTGGTGCAATGGCGTGGCGGCCTGGTGGTGATCATATGATACGTCGAACCTTACATATCGTTGTTCCAAACCGAGAAGGTTGATGTGTTTGCATTGGACCTAAGCATAAACCCTTGTGGAGTCACTGAGATCCGCAGCTTCGATAGCGATTGTATCTTTGTCGATCGATGCCGCTGCACTTCCTTTCCTGCCGGCTCATATGAGGGTGTCCAAGGTGACTGTATCTACTTTATCGAAAAGTATGAGAAGGGCGACGAGCCTAGTTATGTGACAACTGTGTACAACATGAGAGATGGTACAGTGAAGCCCTTCCCTGCTGAGTTATTGTCGGGTAACCCAGCAGAGGACAATCTCGCGTACCCAGTGTGGATGTTTCCTCCCGAATGAACTGCAGATTCAGTCTGGTATCTTACCTGGTGCTGTCACTTGTTTAAATTTGCAGGATTCTCAGTTAATTACAATATGTCTCTTATATTTTAGAACCATTTTTGGGCACTTGTGTTTCTTTGAGTTGCTGTCGATATATATGATTGGATTCTTGCATAAATTCTGTCATGGACTTTCTGTATGCAATAATTGAAGTCTTTGCATCTGTGATCTGATGGCAGTCTTTTATTTTCTACTCGCTGTTTCTCTGAACCTGGAATATGTTGATGTTGTTTTACTGGACCAATGTGAGTTGTGGGGCTCTGCTATTGTTAGTGGCTTGTGGCTCTTTGAAACTCTGGTGAATGTAATTTGCTCTAAAAATAATCAAATAAAATATCGTAAGTAAATTgccacagtttttttttttctaaaaaaaaaagcaTAAGCGTGACACCATGATCTTCTGTGAATTAGCAGTAACAATAATAATCAGATAAAAGGCCATAAGTCAATTTTGTTCTTTATGAATTCAATTGGAGGCATCATCTCATTTGGTTCTTCTCGTTGAGTACTGTAGTTTATATCATGGGATTACTTTTCCTATTCGCTGAATAATGCTTCTATCGAGTTCCCGAAATTAAGCTAAAAAGCAAACGCGCAGGATCTGGAGTTTCAGCCCGCACACCCCACCCGCTCgcacacctctctctctctctctctctctctctctctctctctccggtgAGCACGTCACCGGCAACCTCCTCCCTGTGCCGggcatggcggatgcggtggcggcggcggtggatccaCGCTAGGTAGGCCTCctccttctctctcctctctcctcctcctcctcttgatctctgagctagggtttcggcgagCTCTCCCTATCATCTTCCCCAACTCGTGCGGGTATAGAAGGGGCCGGCCGGAGGGAAAAAtgccggccatggtggcggcggcagcggcggggggggggggggggggggggggggaggaggaggagatgaagGTAGCACATCGGGCAAGGTACACGGCTGTGGAGCTCAAGCAAAATGGGGCGTGCTAGCGTCTGACCAGGTTGCGTCCAGCACCTTACCGACCACCAAAAATTGATCGTGCGAATTATTACAAGTGGGCCCAAAACTGCATGTTGGGCCCAAAAATTGGTGCAGTTGAGGGAAACACAGAATATCATGCATGCAAGTGAAATGATTTTGCTGATCATCCATGTGCAAATTGTTTGAAAGTTAAAAAAAGTTGTGACTTCTAAACCGAGTTTTAAAATTAAATTCCAACTGCGCCGTTATGTTTCTTACATTAAATTCTTCAAAACAAGATCTCACTTGGgtatatttagaaaaaatatcaaataaCATTTTTCTCATAAAGATAGAATACTTTTTATTGAGCGGATATAATGTTCTAGTTCTTAAGACAAATGTTCTAAAACAAAAATGATATATTGCAGGAACATAACAAAATATATTATATaaagaaaaaatttcttttattGAATCTCACTCAAAGACAATCTAGAACATCTCACTTATAAAATGTGAACATAACaaaatacattatagaacatcatatgtatactaccgAATATCAAATATATACCCCAAGAACATGATAAAATACATCATGTTAACCACGTGACTTttacaaaatacatcatagacCATAACATGTATAATACATGAACGCTATAAAATATATAATAAACAATCACGTGTATACTAATGAACATCACAAATGCATCATAAATATAACATCACATTATACCacgtgaacatcataaaatataACCGAGAACATCACAAGTATACTACTAAACATCGCATGTATGCTACATGAACATCAAATGcaggaaataaaaaataaaaataaagtaTTAAACTAAATAATTATAATAAAATAGCAAAGAAGAAAAATACAATAAAAACATGGATAACAAATGCTAGATATACAAAAAAATTAACTTAAATAAGGTAAGGAAAGGAAAAATTTAAAGAAAATGACATGTATAATGCGCGAACATAACAAGTAACATATGAATAAAAAACtttaaaaaaactaaaacatGAAAATGATTTTACCATAAAAACTAGAGTAAATTAAAAATACAAAATGAAACAAATAAAAATCTATACAACAAGCAAAAGtaaatagaagaaaagaaagaaaaataaaaacatgaaaataaaaatgaaataaagaaacataaTTCCCGGGCGAAACCCTTGCTCGCCGTGGTGGCGCAGTGGCGGTGGCTGGCGTGAGGGCGCCAGAGTCGGAGAAAAAGAGttgttgtgtgtgtgttttttgcGACTAAAAAACTATTGTGCGAGGAGGTGAGGACGCGGAAATTCCAGATCCTGCACACGTCCCACTTAAATTTGGCGAGACCCACACAAAAGGCAAGCACAAGACAGTCTGGTGCACGGATGGCCAATGACGCCTAGGTCTAAGAACGACTCAATTTCCGTATTTCTTTTGGGTCGGTTTTTGGTGATGTATTTGGCCTCTACTACACCATAGACTTTCCACCTTATAAATATAAAGGGACACAACTGATTGAGCGATCCAGTCGACAATTTTTATCTTTTTGTCTTTAGTTTTTATTCTCCCTTTGTCCTAGTCTCCTCTAACCCTAACCTGCTGTCGGGGACCAAATAATAGGGTACCCTAGGAGgcggaaccaataaccatcgaacgttaaaaacttctggacggacaagggcactgctacgttccttgcccgacTAATGGAAgtttggttccgtctcgcccgacgcctttaggctagcccgcctcgcctgagggctaagggctagtctccgtctcacccgacgcctttaggctAGCCCCGCCTCGCCTGAAGGCTAAgtgctagtctccgtctcgcccaacaccattaggctagccccgcctcgcccgaaggctaagggctagtctccgtctcgcccgacgcctttaggctaGCCCGGCCTCGCCCaagggttgagggatagactccgccccgcccgacccccgaggagtgggctcggtcacgcccaagggataaggactggactcttTCTCGCCCGACGACCGAAGACAAACCTCTCCCcgttcgatgtccaaagactagtttcatcttacctgataacctctccttcgttccctcatgatgatgggtacagaccaagacaagacgttcaggtcaaccgcggcttcaaggaccataccctgcgccccggtaggaaaggtactgccagggaacgactggacgggtgctttagatccttccgggcgccgtagagcccaaaaggtattgca
This sequence is a window from Miscanthus floridulus cultivar M001 chromosome 10, ASM1932011v1, whole genome shotgun sequence. Protein-coding genes within it:
- the LOC136484874 gene encoding uncharacterized protein; translated protein: MEMDPVADTADESVVTASGDDRSPLAVLAGEALDKKRQRTTGIDDAAASLWVFILADILGVVLRFPHSLADRASVRSVCRHWRDATHGHSLPPPLPLLVLPRFRFFSFSTHGAIVAMRRAWMPEEVATGHVGCVGSSKGWLLVARPCEDSAGRERFLVNAFSHEVVCVPRLRAPYCPTAPPPVSSPGLPTMTPTPCIQGHSTMSCYLLRLARRPSA